The region AAAATATACCATTTCTCAATATCTGCAAATAAAATTATCAGATTTTTTAAGAAAAATATTTGCTTCAACTGAAAAATGCTGAAAAAGAAGACCTAACAATAAACGGCAAAACTACAACCACGACTTTAGTTCCATAGCAATAAACTCCGAAGCTTTGCCATCGCCATAAAGATTCTTACTAAAATCTGATTTCTTAGATATCATTGCGCTATAAGAACTGTAAAGCGTCTCCGATGATGATCCACATAGCAGATTAAAACCATTCTCTACCAATTCTACCCATTCGGTCTGTTCGCGCATTGTTACGCAGTGTTTTTTAAAGAAGAATGCTTCTTTCTGAACTCCACCGCTATCGGTAATAACAAGAGAACAAGCGTTGAGCAGTGAAATCATATCAAAATACCCTACGGGATCGATAATTTTAAATTCAGGAACAATATGATGATTCGAAAGTATTTTTCGGGTTCGCGGATGTAACGGCACCACGACCATCGTTTCGGAATTAATACGATTTAATCCATCAATAATTCCTCTCAAATTATCAACATTATCAGTATTCTCCTGACGGTGAATTGTGGCAAGCACAAATCTTGGGGGTAAAGAGAGATCAAAATTAATTGTTGAAGTTTTTCGAGCCTTTTCGATATAGTAGTATGCCGCATCCTGCATTACATCGCCATTCTTCACGATTTTGGACTGAAAATTATCGAAACCTTCATTCTTTAGGTTTTTTATTGCAGCATCGGTTGGACAAAAAAGTAAATCCGAAATTCGATCAGTTAGGATTCGGTTAATCTCCTCGGGCATATCCATGTTGAATGAGCGCAACCCCGCCTCGACATGCACCACACGAATATGTAGTTTTTTTGCCACCAGGGCTCCTGCCAATGTTGAGTTTGTATCGCCATAAACCATAACTGCCGAAGGCTTCTCGTCTATCATTATCTTTTCAAGAGACTCCATCATCCTACCGGTCATTGCACCATGCCCCAAACTGTTAATCTCAAGATTATATGCCGGCTCGGGGATTTCCATTTCGCGGAAAAACACTTCTGACATATTATCATCGAAATGTTGACCAGTATGCACTATCAACTCCGAAATCCCGTACTTGCTAAGCTGACGGCTCACCGCAGCCGCTTTAATAAATTGTGGACGAGCCCCAACAACAGTAAGTATTTTGCTCATATTCTACTTTTGCTCAATAATTTTAATAATCTTTCCTGACAAATTTTTCCGGGAGTATTCCTCTATATTCCCAGTTTTAGGGAAAAGCTTACTCTCCTTATAATCACCATAAAATTTGGCAATAACTTGCTTTGCTTTTTCAACATCGGAGTAGCCAACCATCTCCCCTACTCCGGTTTGATGTAAAATATCGCTGAGATTTCCATTGCTTGGGCCTACCCCAAAAATAACCCTTCCAGAGCCTAAGTACTCAAAGAATTTTCCTGTTAATATTCCTACTGCATTTGGAGTATTGTTTACCACAAGGAGCAAAACCTGCGATTGTTTCTGCAACGCAATTGCTTCGCTATGCTGCAAAAACTCGACATGTTCAAAAAACTGAGTTAGATTTAGCCGGCTTAACGACTCCCGAACAGAGAAGTCAATCTGTCCAACCAACCTTATCATCAAATCATCCTTAAATGATGGAATTTCTGCAACCAATTCGGACAGCGCTTTCCAGAGTACCTCAGGATTACGAGAGGCGCTTAGCGTGCCGACGTGGGCAATGCTAAACTTTTTATCTAAAACGACCTCTCCCTTGGAAACCTCATCTTCGTCGAAGCCATTTGTAACAACCTCTATTTGTTTTGGATTCAAATGCAAATATTCATTCTTCATCTGCTCCGATACAACTAGAATTGCATCGGCTGAACGAATTACTTTTTTCTCCAAGCGATGATGTATTCTATCGGCAATAAAGGTGAG is a window of Tenuifilaceae bacterium CYCD DNA encoding:
- the wbpI gene encoding UDP-2,3-diacetamido-2,3-dideoxy-D-glucuronate 2-epimerase, with translation MSKILTVVGARPQFIKAAAVSRQLSKYGISELIVHTGQHFDDNMSEVFFREMEIPEPAYNLEINSLGHGAMTGRMMESLEKIMIDEKPSAVMVYGDTNSTLAGALVAKKLHIRVVHVEAGLRSFNMDMPEEINRILTDRISDLLFCPTDAAIKNLKNEGFDNFQSKIVKNGDVMQDAAYYYIEKARKTSTINFDLSLPPRFVLATIHRQENTDNVDNLRGIIDGLNRINSETMVVVPLHPRTRKILSNHHIVPEFKIIDPVGYFDMISLLNACSLVITDSGGVQKEAFFFKKHCVTMREQTEWVELVENGFNLLCGSSSETLYSSYSAMISKKSDFSKNLYGDGKASEFIAMELKSWL
- a CDS encoding glycosyl transferase family 1, producing MKFVKYFRNYGWEPIIYTPENPEAPAEDQSLLTDIPENLEVIKTRIWEPYSIYKFITGKRNQKIGVSFVSQGKKKGFLHGFMVWLRGNLLIPDPRVFWIRPSVQRLESYIKQNNVEAVITTGPPHSMHLIGLRLKKRLNIKWIADFRDPWTNIDFYRELKLTFIADRIHHRLEKKVIRSADAILVVSEQMKNEYLHLNPKQIEVVTNGFDEDEVSKGEVVLDKKFSIAHVGTLSASRNPEVLWKALSELVAEIPSFKDDLMIRLVGQIDFSVRESLSRLNLTQFFEHVEFLQHSEAIALQKQSQVLLLVVNNTPNAVGILTGKFFEYLGSGRVIFGVGPSNGNLSDILHQTGVGEMVGYSDVEKAKQVIAKFYGDYKESKLFPKTGNIEEYSRKNLSGKIIKIIEQK